A portion of the Leifsonia sp. EB41 genome contains these proteins:
- a CDS encoding VOC family protein translates to MVATDDFPGDAELTHILVVADADASRDFYRDVVGAEIVREYGGTSVVARLAGTWLLLVTGGGPTPDKPAVTFSPPDDPDRVSHAMTFRVPDCAAAYEVLTARGATFLTPPIDHGPEVRCFFRDPDGHLIELSEYRG, encoded by the coding sequence ATGGTGGCCACAGACGACTTCCCCGGCGACGCCGAACTGACGCACATCCTGGTGGTGGCGGACGCCGATGCCTCCCGTGATTTCTACCGGGATGTCGTCGGCGCTGAGATCGTCCGCGAGTACGGCGGCACCAGTGTCGTCGCACGGCTGGCCGGCACCTGGCTCCTGCTGGTGACCGGTGGCGGCCCGACTCCCGACAAGCCGGCCGTGACGTTCTCCCCGCCCGATGACCCGGACCGGGTCAGCCACGCGATGACGTTCCGTGTGCCGGACTGCGCTGCAGCCTACGAGGTGCTCACGGCGCGCGGCGCCACCTTCCTGACCCCGCCCATCGACCATGGGCCGGAGGTCCGCTGCTTCTTCCGCGATCCGGACGGGCACCTGATCGAGCTCTCCGAATACCGGGGCTGA
- a CDS encoding dihydrofolate reductase family protein, protein MRDLIISAFVSADGVAEAPGGDASYRNSGWTFNSVEFDPAAYELKGREQGESTAVLLGRTSYELFAPVWPSMEEFAGYNAMPRYVVSTTLEQDDERWPATILRSLDDVAALKATEGGPIIVHGSMALGHALADAGLVDRYHLLVFPVLLGEGERLFSSSEHGIQKLTVVEGETYGNGVQKVVYEVVR, encoded by the coding sequence ATGCGCGACCTGATCATCTCCGCCTTCGTCTCCGCCGACGGCGTCGCCGAGGCCCCGGGAGGCGACGCGAGCTATCGCAACTCCGGCTGGACCTTCAACAGCGTCGAGTTCGACCCCGCCGCCTACGAGCTGAAGGGCCGGGAGCAGGGGGAGTCGACCGCCGTCCTGCTCGGCCGCACGAGCTACGAGCTCTTCGCCCCGGTCTGGCCGTCGATGGAGGAGTTCGCCGGCTACAACGCGATGCCGCGCTACGTCGTCTCCACGACGCTGGAGCAGGACGACGAGCGCTGGCCCGCGACCATCCTGCGCTCGCTCGACGACGTGGCCGCACTGAAGGCGACAGAGGGCGGCCCGATCATCGTCCACGGCAGCATGGCGCTCGGCCACGCCCTCGCCGACGCGGGACTGGTCGACCGGTACCACCTGCTCGTCTTCCCGGTGCTCCTGGGCGAGGGGGAGCGGTTGTTCAGCAGCTCGGAGCACGGCATCCAGAAGCTGACCGTGGTGGAGGGGGAGACATACGGGAACGGGGTGCAGAAGGTCGTGTACGAGGTGGTCCGTTAG
- a CDS encoding SRPBCC domain-containing protein, producing MTGITEDGIEIDREFAAPPAAVFAAWTTPESFARWFGGREVQVPLDGLDYRAEVGRAWSAMMVLPDGATIDWAGEFLEVDPPSRLVMTLTDRPAVPERAVLTVELTPSAVGTRLRMTQQTPGFSDEQRQGTIAGWQTFLDVLGELAEG from the coding sequence GTGACCGGGATCACCGAGGACGGCATCGAGATCGACCGTGAGTTCGCAGCGCCGCCTGCCGCGGTGTTCGCCGCCTGGACGACGCCCGAGTCGTTCGCCCGCTGGTTCGGCGGTCGCGAGGTGCAGGTTCCCCTCGACGGGCTCGACTACCGCGCAGAGGTCGGCCGGGCCTGGTCGGCGATGATGGTCCTGCCGGACGGCGCCACCATCGACTGGGCGGGGGAGTTCCTGGAGGTCGACCCGCCGTCGCGCCTGGTGATGACGCTCACCGATCGTCCCGCCGTTCCCGAGCGGGCCGTCCTGACGGTCGAGCTGACACCGTCCGCGGTGGGGACGCGCCTGCGCATGACCCAGCAGACGCCCGGCTTCTCGGACGAGCAGCGGCAGGGGACGATCGCCGGCTGGCAGACCTTCCTCGACGTCCTCGGGGAGCTCGCGGAAGGCTGA
- a CDS encoding ArsR/SmtB family transcription factor: MTTAIDDPLSRTFAALADPTRRAILARLAEGSANVGDLAAPFEMSFAAVSKHLRVLEGAGLVTRGREAQYRPAMLDARPLLAASAWIEDYQRFWEAGFEALDDLLAATNAAERTDDE; the protein is encoded by the coding sequence ATGACCACGGCGATCGATGATCCGTTGAGCCGGACCTTCGCGGCCCTGGCGGATCCGACGCGGCGAGCGATCCTCGCACGGCTCGCGGAGGGCTCGGCGAACGTCGGCGATCTCGCGGCGCCGTTCGAGATGAGCTTCGCCGCCGTCTCCAAGCACCTCCGGGTCTTGGAGGGCGCCGGCCTCGTCACACGCGGCCGCGAGGCCCAGTACCGTCCCGCCATGCTCGACGCCCGCCCGCTGCTGGCCGCCTCGGCGTGGATCGAGGACTACCAGCGGTTCTGGGAGGCCGGTTTCGAGGCGCTCGACGACCTCCTCGCCGCCACGAACGCTGCCGAACGGACGGACGACGAGTGA
- a CDS encoding SHOCT domain-containing protein translates to MSLLRTAARASVATRVIGSTHRRQQQRWAAQDAAAAGLNPPAPSEAPTPDAASSVLDQLAQLGELRAAGVLTEAEFEAQKARILSA, encoded by the coding sequence ATGAGCCTCCTCCGCACCGCCGCGCGCGCCTCCGTCGCGACCCGCGTCATCGGAAGCACCCACCGACGCCAGCAACAGCGCTGGGCGGCCCAGGACGCAGCGGCGGCCGGGCTGAACCCGCCCGCCCCCAGCGAGGCGCCGACCCCGGACGCTGCGTCGTCAGTGCTCGATCAGCTCGCCCAGCTCGGGGAGCTGCGCGCCGCCGGAGTGCTCACCGAGGCGGAGTTCGAGGCGCAGAAGGCCCGCATCCTGAGCGCCTAG
- a CDS encoding DUF6325 family protein, translating to MANDAFAGPVDYLVFAFPAEASVSAGLAAVLRRVDDGIIEVLDLELIRVDDSGASVRQPLDQLPSLDGFAGAYSGILDAEDVQRVVDALEPGAFAIALVYEDRSLAPAADAWIAAGGAELFAGGVDIIDLADALERKGTDR from the coding sequence ATGGCCAACGACGCTTTCGCCGGACCCGTGGACTATCTCGTGTTCGCCTTCCCCGCCGAGGCCTCTGTCAGCGCAGGCCTCGCCGCTGTGCTGCGCCGAGTCGATGACGGGATCATCGAGGTCCTCGACCTCGAGCTGATCCGCGTGGACGACTCCGGCGCGTCCGTCCGGCAGCCGCTCGACCAGCTCCCGAGCCTCGACGGCTTCGCGGGCGCCTACTCCGGCATCCTCGACGCTGAGGATGTCCAGCGGGTCGTTGACGCGCTGGAGCCCGGCGCCTTCGCCATCGCACTGGTCTACGAGGACCGCTCCCTGGCTCCCGCCGCGGACGCCTGGATCGCAGCGGGCGGCGCCGAACTTTTCGCCGGCGGAGTCGACATCATCGACCTCGCCGACGCCCTCGAACGGAAAGGAACGGACCGATGA
- a CDS encoding DUF1801 domain-containing protein, producing the protein MTGRASPAKAAVGDKPVFAYIASLPDAQRAIAQAVDDLAARTLPGLTRSIKWGMSYYGVGDGWCFCCGAFDDLVKLMFVNGTTLEPVPPVTPVAMGKATRGVELASLADLDESQVADWMRQITSRPGVGGRRT; encoded by the coding sequence ATGACCGGCCGCGCGAGCCCGGCCAAGGCGGCGGTCGGCGACAAGCCGGTCTTCGCTTACATCGCGAGCCTCCCCGACGCCCAGCGCGCGATCGCCCAGGCCGTCGACGACCTGGCCGCGCGAACGCTGCCCGGCCTCACCCGCTCGATCAAGTGGGGGATGTCGTACTACGGCGTCGGCGACGGCTGGTGCTTCTGCTGCGGCGCATTCGACGACCTCGTGAAGCTGATGTTCGTGAACGGGACGACCCTCGAGCCCGTGCCGCCGGTGACGCCCGTGGCGATGGGCAAGGCCACTCGCGGCGTGGAGCTGGCGTCGCTCGCGGACCTGGACGAGAGTCAGGTCGCGGACTGGATGCGGCAGATCACCTCGCGGCCGGGGGTCGGCGGCCGGAGGACGTGA
- a CDS encoding dihydrofolate reductase family protein, which translates to MAGKVFFSVSMSLDGFMAPDSPDELMGTQWMELQHWVFPTLFFRQNLGLGPGGEEGLDNDIARSTFERTGASVMGKRMFEAGEHSWPEDPPFHSDVFVVTHERRDPWERLGGTTFHFVDDLRVALDRARESAGERDVRIAGGGAIIVEFLNAGLVDEFSIALSPVLFGKGIRLFESVDDSRIRLEQTASEASPRATHLTYTVHER; encoded by the coding sequence ATGGCTGGGAAGGTGTTCTTCAGCGTCTCGATGTCGCTGGACGGGTTCATGGCTCCGGACTCCCCGGACGAGTTGATGGGCACGCAGTGGATGGAGCTGCAGCACTGGGTGTTCCCGACCCTCTTCTTCCGGCAGAACCTGGGGCTCGGCCCCGGCGGCGAGGAGGGACTGGACAACGACATCGCGCGCAGCACCTTCGAGCGCACCGGCGCCAGCGTGATGGGGAAGCGGATGTTCGAGGCCGGGGAGCACTCCTGGCCGGAGGACCCGCCGTTCCACAGTGACGTGTTCGTGGTCACCCACGAGCGCCGCGACCCCTGGGAGCGCCTCGGCGGCACCACCTTCCACTTCGTCGACGACCTCCGGGTAGCGCTGGACCGGGCGCGCGAGTCCGCGGGGGAGCGCGACGTCCGGATCGCCGGGGGCGGAGCGATAATCGTGGAGTTCCTGAATGCGGGCCTGGTGGACGAGTTCTCGATCGCCCTCTCACCCGTGCTGTTCGGGAAGGGCATCCGTCTCTTCGAGTCCGTGGACGACTCCCGGATCAGGCTGGAGCAGACCGCTTCGGAGGCGTCGCCGCGCGCGACGCACCTGACCTACACGGTTCACGAGCGATGA
- a CDS encoding SRPBCC family protein has translation MGEPEAVESSTADREIVVTRVIDAPPELVFEAFTEVRHLSRWWGPEGFSTTTRSFDFRVGGEWVFTMRGPDGTVHPEWITWTAIVPSERIEMLHGERRDDPDLFESALIFTPEGAATRIELRTVFPTAELRDQALERSHAAEGGRQTLAKLAGYVETTMSNEKED, from the coding sequence GTGGGGGAACCGGAAGCAGTGGAGTCGTCGACCGCCGATCGCGAGATCGTGGTAACCCGCGTGATCGACGCGCCGCCCGAGCTGGTGTTCGAGGCGTTCACGGAGGTGAGGCACCTGTCACGGTGGTGGGGTCCCGAGGGCTTCAGCACGACCACCCGGTCGTTCGACTTCCGCGTGGGCGGGGAGTGGGTCTTCACGATGCGCGGGCCGGACGGCACGGTCCATCCGGAGTGGATCACCTGGACGGCCATCGTCCCGTCCGAGCGGATCGAGATGCTCCACGGCGAGCGCCGCGACGACCCCGACCTGTTCGAGTCCGCGCTGATCTTCACGCCGGAGGGCGCCGCCACGCGCATCGAGCTGCGGACGGTCTTCCCGACGGCCGAGTTGCGCGACCAGGCGCTCGAGCGCTCGCACGCCGCCGAGGGAGGCAGGCAGACGCTGGCCAAACTGGCCGGCTATGTCGAGACCACGATGAGCAATGAGAAGGAGGACTGA
- a CDS encoding ArsR/SmtB family transcription factor, with protein MARAATTSDVFNAIAEPRRRDILMLLRSGERPVNEVAAALGMPQPGASKHLRVLKEVGLVQDRRAGKQRVYGLDAGGLRTVHEWTGGFERFWNESFARLDAYMQELKAERAGE; from the coding sequence ATGGCACGGGCAGCGACGACCTCGGACGTCTTCAACGCGATCGCGGAGCCGCGCCGTCGTGACATCCTGATGCTGCTGCGGTCCGGCGAGCGGCCGGTGAACGAGGTGGCAGCCGCGCTCGGGATGCCGCAGCCCGGCGCATCCAAGCACCTCCGGGTGCTCAAAGAGGTCGGGCTCGTGCAAGACCGCCGCGCCGGCAAGCAGCGGGTCTACGGCCTCGACGCCGGCGGCCTCCGCACGGTCCACGAGTGGACGGGCGGCTTCGAACGTTTCTGGAACGAGAGCTTCGCCCGACTCGACGCGTACATGCAAGAGCTGAAGGCCGAGAGGGCAGGGGAGTAG
- a CDS encoding beta strand repeat-containing protein has protein sequence MKFFTRRRSKALAALVSLVMAVAGVIVFSQMAAAAPTDQQCSYADAGTGTYARTLCWLDQSGYDQAAAASLGGQQMKVALPGGYTLGYTAYATGRAVVPAALPTYVAAYLGRSDGAYRGVAGMPALYQAGATGANSSVLMSGITVTDADGNPVNAFSIVMADAESTDQGEALQFASDQPLRQIAPLGNACEAGFTGVGTNAVTCSSNESVWRTGTAMLAADAPHAVSIELDSGRRQGVAFGILLSKVVLSKTVASRVSPSDSFGLGVTAPGGIQLASANTGTATTATTGEVETIGAATTSPFTLAETATGTTPIGAYAQSWACTRNGSADPALPSGAAGPSASVTLAIGDLVNCTITNTALAGNLLLQKEAGPVNDVNGNGVRDAGDTIPYSFAVTNTGQMTVENLVVNDPAVGAVTCPTTTLAPGASTRCTANSVYTITAADVASGAFTNTATAQGNPLGGTTVIRSNTSATTTTLEAANAALTLSKTVTPSAASTAGTAVTYDYSVTNTGNVDVHALAIVESSFSGSGTGPSPVCPVTSLAPGTSTVCTATYTLTQADVDSGSVTNTAHATASDPESGTVDSPSSSATVTSAAAPAITLEKSASPDDAASFVVGQVLTYSFVATNTGNVTLTNVGIAEQGFTGTGGAVNPVCPASAPIPPGGQATCTATYTLTQADIDQGDVTNTATSHGTPPTGPAVSSAPDTISAPGNPAPAITVDKTATPATVAAQGDVVSYQFAVTNSGNVTLKDVTVDETAFSGSGATPAVTCPAEAATMVPGARVVCTASYTLTQTDADQSQLINTATATGTPPASAGGPVTSAPSTATVAVAENPALALVKTASPLHATAAGDAITYSFAVTNTGDTTVNGIGIAEGAFSGTGTAPSPTCPAGAASLAPGATVTCTATYTVTQADANAGGIDNTAAATGTTGSGAAVTSGDSQTVVPILADPAVTLQKTATVRSVTAAGQTITYEFVVTNTGNVTLQSPQVVEAAFSGFAVLSPACPAGVTSLAPGQSVTCTADYVVTQADIDKGGITNRAVATLQTPGGATITAPPSEVDITADPAPALTMEKTVDPTAITAAGQPVTYSYLVTNTGNVTLTDIGVAEGEFTGSGGTPAPSCPAGAASVAPGATVTCTAAYTPTQADVDAGTVTNTATASATPIGGGAAVDSEPSSTTFSATASPDMTITKTADPATITRAGQTVTYSFVVTNTGNVTMSSVEVIEGTFTGTGVAPAVQCPASPIVLAPGDTVTCTATYIATQADVDAGTVDNTATVQGTIPSAPDVPMTFGPAGSTVDAPADPALTIVKSGTPSDAASFTTGAVITYSFVVTNTGNVTLDDIQVADSGFTGSGPAPVPDCSGEPTSLAPAAQLTCTATYTVTQADADAGGITNTATASGVPPAGGEPVESEPSTVTLPHDSAPALDLVKSATVNASTIDYRFTVTNTGNVTVTGVSIAEGDFTGTGGFPGIGCPDGAASLAPGASILCTATYTLTDADRKAGTVANTAVADGQSGSGRVSSPPSTARAALGGLASTGLDMDTLVWFGAVLLALGGGAIGFRFLRRRRA, from the coding sequence ATGAAGTTCTTCACACGCAGGCGTTCGAAAGCGCTTGCCGCGCTCGTGAGCCTGGTGATGGCGGTGGCCGGCGTCATCGTCTTCTCGCAGATGGCGGCGGCGGCGCCCACGGACCAGCAGTGCTCGTATGCGGACGCCGGCACCGGGACGTACGCGCGCACGCTGTGCTGGCTCGACCAGAGCGGATACGACCAGGCGGCGGCCGCCAGCCTCGGCGGCCAGCAGATGAAGGTCGCGCTGCCCGGCGGCTACACGCTCGGATACACGGCCTACGCGACCGGCCGTGCGGTGGTCCCCGCAGCCCTCCCGACGTACGTGGCCGCCTACCTCGGCCGCAGCGACGGCGCGTACCGCGGTGTGGCGGGTATGCCGGCGCTGTACCAGGCGGGCGCGACGGGCGCCAACTCGTCCGTCCTGATGAGCGGCATCACGGTCACGGATGCCGACGGCAACCCCGTCAACGCGTTCTCGATCGTCATGGCGGACGCCGAGTCCACCGACCAGGGCGAGGCGCTGCAGTTCGCGTCCGATCAGCCGCTGCGTCAGATCGCGCCGCTGGGCAACGCGTGCGAAGCAGGGTTCACCGGGGTCGGCACGAACGCAGTGACGTGCTCCAGCAACGAGAGCGTCTGGAGGACCGGCACCGCGATGCTGGCGGCCGACGCGCCGCATGCCGTCTCGATCGAGTTGGACTCGGGCCGGCGCCAGGGTGTCGCGTTCGGCATCCTGCTGTCGAAGGTCGTCCTGTCCAAGACCGTCGCCAGCCGGGTGAGCCCGTCCGACTCGTTCGGACTCGGCGTCACCGCCCCCGGCGGCATCCAGCTCGCCAGTGCCAACACGGGCACGGCGACCACCGCCACGACCGGCGAGGTCGAGACCATCGGCGCCGCCACCACCTCCCCGTTCACGCTCGCGGAGACCGCGACCGGCACGACGCCGATCGGCGCCTACGCGCAATCCTGGGCGTGCACCAGGAACGGCTCGGCCGATCCCGCTCTGCCCTCGGGCGCCGCCGGCCCCTCCGCCTCGGTCACGCTCGCGATCGGCGACCTGGTCAACTGCACCATCACGAACACGGCGCTCGCCGGGAACCTCCTCCTTCAGAAGGAGGCCGGACCCGTCAACGACGTCAACGGGAACGGCGTCCGCGACGCGGGCGACACCATCCCCTACTCCTTCGCGGTGACGAACACCGGGCAGATGACCGTCGAGAACCTCGTGGTCAACGACCCCGCGGTCGGCGCGGTGACCTGCCCGACGACCACGCTCGCCCCGGGGGCCTCCACCCGCTGCACGGCGAACTCGGTGTACACCATCACAGCCGCGGACGTCGCCTCCGGCGCCTTCACGAACACCGCGACGGCGCAGGGCAACCCGCTCGGCGGAACGACGGTGATCCGCTCCAACACCTCCGCGACCACGACGACGCTCGAGGCGGCGAACGCCGCGCTGACGCTCAGCAAGACCGTCACCCCGTCGGCCGCGTCGACCGCCGGGACCGCGGTGACCTACGACTACAGCGTGACGAACACCGGCAACGTGGATGTGCACGCGCTCGCGATCGTGGAGAGCTCCTTCTCCGGCAGCGGGACCGGCCCGTCGCCGGTCTGCCCGGTGACGTCGCTCGCCCCCGGAACCTCCACGGTCTGCACCGCGACTTACACACTGACCCAGGCGGACGTCGACAGCGGCTCGGTGACGAACACCGCGCACGCGACGGCGTCCGACCCCGAAAGCGGCACCGTCGACTCCCCCAGCTCGTCCGCGACGGTGACCTCGGCAGCCGCGCCCGCGATCACGCTCGAGAAGTCGGCGTCGCCGGACGACGCCGCGTCGTTCGTCGTCGGGCAGGTGCTGACCTACTCCTTCGTCGCCACCAACACCGGCAACGTGACGCTGACGAACGTCGGCATCGCCGAGCAGGGCTTCACCGGCACGGGAGGCGCGGTGAACCCGGTCTGCCCGGCGAGCGCCCCGATCCCGCCGGGCGGCCAGGCGACCTGCACGGCGACCTACACGCTGACGCAGGCCGACATCGACCAGGGCGACGTGACGAACACAGCGACCTCGCACGGCACGCCGCCGACCGGTCCCGCTGTGAGCTCGGCGCCGGACACGATCAGCGCCCCGGGCAACCCGGCCCCGGCCATCACCGTCGATAAGACCGCCACGCCCGCGACGGTCGCGGCGCAGGGCGACGTCGTGAGCTACCAGTTCGCCGTCACCAACAGCGGGAACGTGACCCTGAAGGACGTCACGGTCGACGAGACGGCGTTCTCCGGCAGTGGCGCGACCCCCGCCGTGACCTGCCCCGCGGAGGCCGCCACGATGGTCCCCGGCGCACGGGTGGTCTGCACCGCCAGCTACACGCTGACCCAGACGGACGCCGACCAGTCCCAGCTCATCAACACCGCCACCGCGACCGGCACCCCGCCGGCGTCAGCGGGCGGACCCGTGACGAGCGCGCCCTCGACGGCGACCGTCGCGGTCGCCGAGAACCCGGCGCTCGCGCTGGTGAAGACGGCGAGCCCCCTGCACGCGACGGCTGCGGGTGACGCGATCACCTACTCGTTCGCGGTGACCAACACCGGCGACACGACGGTGAACGGCATCGGGATCGCCGAGGGCGCGTTCTCCGGCACCGGCACGGCTCCGTCGCCGACCTGTCCGGCCGGCGCGGCCTCCCTCGCGCCAGGCGCGACGGTGACCTGCACGGCGACCTACACGGTCACCCAGGCGGACGCGAACGCCGGCGGCATCGACAACACCGCCGCCGCGACGGGCACGACAGGAAGCGGCGCCGCCGTGACGTCGGGCGACTCGCAGACCGTGGTGCCGATCCTGGCGGACCCGGCAGTGACCCTCCAGAAGACCGCCACCGTGCGGAGCGTGACGGCCGCCGGCCAGACGATCACCTACGAGTTCGTAGTCACCAACACCGGGAACGTGACGCTCCAGAGCCCCCAGGTCGTGGAGGCCGCGTTCAGCGGGTTCGCCGTGCTGAGCCCGGCGTGCCCGGCCGGGGTCACTTCCCTGGCGCCCGGCCAGTCGGTGACCTGCACGGCCGACTACGTCGTGACCCAGGCCGACATCGACAAGGGCGGGATCACCAACCGAGCCGTGGCGACGCTCCAGACGCCGGGCGGAGCCACCATCACCGCTCCCCCGTCGGAGGTCGACATCACCGCCGACCCTGCGCCGGCGTTGACGATGGAGAAGACGGTCGACCCCACCGCGATCACCGCGGCGGGACAGCCGGTCACCTACTCCTACCTGGTGACGAACACGGGCAACGTGACGCTCACCGACATCGGCGTGGCCGAAGGCGAGTTCACCGGCAGCGGCGGCACGCCGGCGCCGAGCTGCCCGGCCGGCGCGGCCTCCGTCGCCCCGGGCGCGACCGTCACCTGCACGGCGGCGTACACGCCGACCCAGGCCGACGTCGACGCGGGCACCGTGACCAACACGGCGACCGCGAGCGCCACGCCGATCGGCGGAGGCGCAGCGGTGGACTCCGAGCCGTCGTCGACCACCTTCAGCGCCACCGCGTCGCCGGACATGACGATCACCAAGACGGCCGACCCGGCCACCATCACACGCGCCGGTCAGACCGTGACCTACAGCTTCGTGGTGACGAACACCGGCAATGTGACCATGTCCTCGGTCGAGGTGATCGAAGGGACCTTCACCGGAACCGGCGTCGCCCCGGCCGTCCAGTGCCCGGCGTCGCCGATCGTCCTGGCCCCCGGTGACACGGTGACCTGCACGGCGACCTACATCGCGACCCAGGCGGACGTGGACGCAGGGACCGTCGACAACACGGCGACGGTGCAGGGCACGATCCCGTCGGCTCCCGATGTGCCGATGACGTTCGGGCCGGCGGGCAGCACCGTCGACGCACCGGCCGATCCGGCGCTGACGATCGTCAAGTCGGGCACGCCGAGCGACGCCGCGTCCTTCACGACCGGGGCGGTGATCACCTACAGCTTCGTGGTGACCAACACCGGCAACGTGACGCTGGACGACATCCAGGTGGCCGACTCGGGCTTCACGGGCAGCGGCCCCGCCCCGGTGCCGGACTGCTCCGGTGAGCCGACCTCACTGGCGCCGGCCGCGCAGCTGACCTGCACGGCGACCTACACCGTCACGCAGGCGGACGCCGACGCCGGAGGCATCACCAACACGGCGACGGCGAGCGGCGTCCCGCCCGCGGGCGGCGAGCCCGTGGAGAGCGAGCCGTCCACGGTCACGCTGCCGCACGACAGCGCGCCCGCGCTCGACCTGGTGAAGAGCGCCACGGTGAACGCCTCGACGATCGACTACCGCTTCACGGTGACCAACACCGGGAACGTGACGGTCACCGGCGTGTCCATCGCGGAGGGCGACTTCACCGGCACCGGTGGGTTCCCGGGCATCGGCTGCCCGGACGGGGCGGCCTCGCTGGCTCCCGGCGCGTCGATCCTCTGCACGGCGACGTACACGCTGACGGACGCCGACCGGAAGGCGGGAACCGTGGCCAACACGGCGGTCGCGGACGGCCAGTCCGGCTCCGGACGGGTCTCCTCCCCTCCGTCGACGGCTCGGGCCGCGCTCGGCGGGCTCGCCTCGACGGGGCTGGACATGGACACCCTCGTCTGGTTCGGCGCGGTCCTCCTGGCCCTCGGCGGAGGCGCCATCGGATTCCGGTTCCTGCGGCGACGCCGGGCCTGA
- a CDS encoding class II glutamine amidotransferase, producing the protein MCRWLAYSGEALKPAVLILDAQHSLVAQSLNSPLGAETVNGDGFGFGWYPEGSKAGSTPALFHSTEPAWNDENLRELTNSIASPLFFGHVRAAGGPPIQQTNCHPFRYENWMFMHNGFLGGFAQMKRDLTFSVDPSLYPLIHGTTDSEVMFYLALTFGLQDDPIGAMTKTVQRIEEVGEANGVQFPMQGTIAISDGGTLWAFRHSTSGRSRTLYHSVAIPELREMYPDAARLEVFGDRAKVVVSEPLNDIPGAFVEVGESTVAILNDDGYHHEPFMARADA; encoded by the coding sequence ATGTGCCGTTGGCTCGCGTACTCCGGGGAGGCGCTGAAACCCGCCGTCCTGATCCTGGACGCGCAACACTCGCTGGTCGCGCAATCGCTGAACTCGCCGCTCGGCGCCGAGACGGTGAACGGCGACGGCTTCGGCTTCGGGTGGTACCCGGAAGGCTCGAAGGCGGGCAGCACGCCCGCGCTGTTCCACTCCACCGAGCCCGCCTGGAACGACGAGAACCTGCGTGAGCTCACCAACTCGATCGCGAGCCCGCTGTTCTTCGGGCACGTGCGGGCGGCGGGCGGCCCGCCGATCCAGCAGACGAACTGCCATCCGTTCCGCTACGAGAACTGGATGTTCATGCACAACGGCTTCCTCGGGGGCTTCGCGCAGATGAAGCGCGACCTGACCTTCTCGGTCGACCCGTCGCTCTACCCGCTCATCCACGGGACCACCGACTCCGAGGTCATGTTCTACCTGGCCCTCACGTTCGGCCTCCAGGACGACCCGATCGGCGCGATGACGAAGACCGTCCAGCGCATCGAGGAGGTGGGGGAGGCGAACGGCGTCCAGTTCCCGATGCAGGGGACGATCGCGATCTCCGACGGCGGGACGCTGTGGGCGTTCCGGCACTCCACCTCGGGCCGCAGCCGCACCCTGTACCACTCGGTCGCCATCCCGGAGCTGCGCGAGATGTACCCGGACGCCGCCCGCCTGGAGGTGTTCGGGGACAGGGCGAAGGTCGTGGTGTCCGAGCCGCTCAACGACATCCCCGGCGCGTTCGTGGAGGTGGGGGAGTCCACGGTGGCGATCCTCAACGACGACGGCTACCACCACGAGCCGTTCATGGCGCGCGCCGACGCCTGA
- a CDS encoding VOC family protein, which yields MPSILNPYLNFRTQARDAMDFYQSVFGGTLQQSTFSEFGMSQDPDDANLIMHSQLTTDAGFTIMAADVPAHMDLKEGSQISVSLSGDDEAQLSGYYEKLVDGGTVVEPLSKAPWGDSFGMLVDRFGVQWLVNIAGAAPTA from the coding sequence ATGCCGTCGATCCTGAACCCGTACCTCAACTTCCGCACGCAGGCCCGCGACGCGATGGACTTCTACCAGTCCGTCTTCGGCGGCACCCTTCAGCAGAGCACCTTCTCCGAGTTCGGGATGAGCCAGGACCCGGACGACGCGAACCTGATCATGCACTCGCAGCTCACCACCGACGCGGGCTTCACGATCATGGCGGCCGACGTTCCCGCCCACATGGACCTCAAGGAGGGCTCGCAGATCTCGGTGTCGCTGAGCGGCGACGACGAGGCCCAGCTCTCCGGCTACTACGAGAAGCTGGTCGACGGCGGCACCGTCGTCGAGCCGCTCTCCAAGGCGCCGTGGGGCGACAGCTTCGGGATGCTGGTCGACCGGTTCGGCGTGCAGTGGCTGGTGAACATCGCCGGGGCTGCGCCGACCGCCTGA